In one Thermodesulfobium acidiphilum genomic region, the following are encoded:
- a CDS encoding phosphoribulokinase: MSVDPVFIGIAGDSGAGKSTFVKDIATLLGRDKVRTISFDDYHSLDRVERKAIGITPLHPRANNLGLAIEHLFLLKQGKKVLKPVYDHSTGSFGDPEWVVPVPYIICEGLHPFFFRSLAELYDMKVYYDTQMDLKFNWKVKRDTAERGYTVEQVAKEIRLRQRDIRNFVEPQCALADIIIKLKISKTSSSAIGVDWKEPVDDPWLKKYLKSCNFDDWKCFNEWYAGRKMNVFGIQSDLTQDQLKELSSIFSISQDVLSKVKEKEVVPYRTMLVLFATRIKQIRASKDKEEKVVFKDAV; the protein is encoded by the coding sequence ATGAGCGTCGATCCTGTATTTATAGGCATAGCTGGGGATAGCGGTGCTGGAAAGAGCACATTTGTAAAAGATATAGCCACTCTTTTGGGTAGAGATAAGGTAAGAACTATATCTTTTGACGATTATCACTCTCTTGATAGGGTTGAGAGAAAGGCTATAGGGATTACTCCTCTTCATCCCAGGGCAAACAATCTCGGCCTTGCAATCGAGCACCTCTTTTTGCTTAAACAAGGGAAAAAGGTCTTAAAGCCCGTTTACGATCACTCTACAGGCAGTTTTGGAGATCCTGAGTGGGTGGTTCCTGTGCCTTATATAATATGTGAAGGTCTGCATCCATTTTTCTTTAGGTCTCTTGCAGAACTCTATGATATGAAGGTTTACTACGATACCCAGATGGATTTGAAATTCAACTGGAAGGTAAAAAGGGATACAGCAGAAAGAGGATATACAGTAGAACAGGTAGCAAAAGAGATCAGGCTCAGACAAAGAGATATTAGGAACTTTGTAGAGCCACAATGTGCTCTTGCGGATATAATAATCAAATTAAAGATTTCAAAAACTAGCTCTTCTGCAATTGGAGTGGACTGGAAGGAACCAGTCGATGATCCCTGGTTAAAGAAGTATTTGAAATCGTGTAATTTTGATGATTGGAAGTGTTTTAACGAGTGGTATGCGGGTAGAAAGATGAACGTTTTTGGAATACAAAGCGATTTAACTCAGGATCAGTTGAAAGAATTAAGTTCTATATTCTCTATAAGTCAAGATGTTCTTTCTAAGGTTAAGGAAAAGGAAGTAGTACCATATCGAACTATGTTAGTTTTGTTTGCTACCAGAATCAAGCAAATTAGGGCATCAAAGGACAAAGAAGAAAAGGTGGTGTTCAAAGATGCCGTTTAG
- a CDS encoding transketolase, which produces MPFSRIVYKPEYDELEKKALIIRKNIVKMIGKAGSGHPGGSLSCVDILTALYFRILRISPKYPKDPERDRFVLSKGHAAPALYATLAETGFIPYEWLDDLRVLGSPLQGHPDMKKVPGVEMSTGSLGQGLSVGVGMALSAKILESGYRVFVLLGDGECQEGQVWEAAMAASHFKLTNIVAIVDRNRLQIDGCTEDVMGVEPLGAKWKAFGWTVIEVDGHDFLELIPALEAISYTSKPTAIIANTVKGKGVCFMENNVDWHGKAPKPDQLEEALKGFEGVEFMESEDVEIDSKN; this is translated from the coding sequence ATGCCGTTTAGCAGGATTGTATATAAGCCTGAATATGATGAGCTTGAGAAAAAGGCTTTGATTATCAGAAAAAATATAGTAAAAATGATTGGCAAAGCTGGATCAGGCCATCCAGGTGGTTCTCTTTCATGCGTAGATATATTAACTGCGCTATATTTCAGGATTTTGAGAATTAGTCCAAAATATCCGAAAGATCCTGAAAGGGATAGGTTTGTTCTGTCAAAGGGTCATGCTGCTCCGGCCTTGTATGCTACCCTTGCTGAAACAGGATTTATTCCATATGAATGGTTGGATGATTTAAGAGTGTTAGGGTCTCCTCTTCAAGGGCACCCTGATATGAAAAAAGTTCCCGGAGTTGAGATGTCTACAGGCTCTCTGGGACAGGGATTGAGCGTAGGAGTCGGCATGGCTCTTTCTGCAAAGATTTTAGAAAGTGGATATAGAGTTTTTGTGCTTCTTGGAGATGGAGAGTGTCAGGAAGGTCAGGTGTGGGAGGCCGCTATGGCTGCCTCTCATTTCAAGCTTACAAATATTGTGGCAATTGTAGATAGAAATAGATTGCAAATTGATGGCTGCACAGAAGACGTTATGGGAGTTGAACCCTTAGGGGCAAAATGGAAGGCTTTTGGTTGGACTGTGATAGAAGTAGACGGTCATGATTTTCTCGAATTAATACCTGCTCTTGAAGCTATATCTTACACTTCAAAGCCTACTGCAATAATTGCCAATACGGTAAAGGGCAAAGGTGTATGCTTTATGGAGAACAACGTAGATTGGCACGGAAAGGCTCCAAAACCAGATCAATTAGAAGAAGCTCTGAAGGGCTTTGAAGGGGTTGAGTTTATGGAATCTGAGGACGTAGAGATAGATTCCAAAAATTAA
- a CDS encoding transketolase family protein, translating into MFCVAIVSDREIATREAYGKALVELGRQNNNVVVLDADLAKSTQTIKFAKEFPDRFFDVGIAEANMIGIGAGLAACGMVVFCSSFAIFATQRVLNQIFQSVAYPGLNVKIAASHAGISVGEDGATHQSVDDISIMRSIPNMTIVVPADAHEAYEATFAAANFEGPVYLRLSRMATPVVTPPGKPFEIGKAIVLREGKDITIAACGIMVYEALGAAERLSGLGVEAEVINYNTIKPFDKDTLVDSLIKTRAVLSVEEHSIIGGLGSAIAECVAEEFPVAMARVGIRDQFGQSGKSLDLLKHYQLTSEDIAKEALKLLETKRKANEIYEISASTKSNFEPLGPEVEGGMSDEGSN; encoded by the coding sequence ATGTTCTGTGTGGCCATTGTATCTGATAGGGAGATTGCTACAAGAGAGGCATATGGTAAGGCTTTGGTAGAACTTGGCAGACAAAATAACAATGTGGTGGTTCTTGACGCTGATCTGGCTAAGTCTACCCAAACTATAAAGTTTGCAAAGGAATTTCCAGATAGATTTTTTGACGTTGGGATTGCGGAGGCAAATATGATAGGGATTGGAGCAGGATTAGCTGCTTGTGGAATGGTGGTTTTTTGTTCTTCCTTTGCAATATTTGCTACGCAAAGGGTATTGAATCAGATCTTTCAATCTGTGGCATACCCTGGTCTAAACGTAAAAATTGCTGCAAGCCATGCCGGAATCAGCGTTGGAGAGGATGGAGCTACCCATCAGTCGGTTGATGATATCTCAATTATGAGATCTATACCAAATATGACAATTGTTGTTCCTGCTGACGCACATGAGGCTTATGAGGCTACCTTTGCAGCTGCAAACTTTGAAGGACCCGTTTATCTAAGGCTTAGCAGGATGGCAACCCCCGTAGTTACCCCTCCAGGAAAGCCGTTTGAAATTGGAAAGGCCATTGTGCTAAGAGAGGGAAAGGATATCACTATAGCAGCCTGTGGAATAATGGTTTATGAAGCTCTTGGCGCTGCAGAGAGACTTTCAGGACTTGGAGTAGAAGCTGAGGTAATCAATTACAATACAATTAAACCCTTTGACAAAGATACTCTTGTGGACTCGTTAATAAAGACTAGGGCTGTTTTAAGCGTTGAAGAGCATAGCATAATAGGTGGCTTGGGAAGCGCAATTGCAGAATGTGTGGCAGAAGAATTCCCTGTAGCTATGGCAAGAGTGGGTATAAGGGATCAATTTGGTCAATCTGGCAAAAGTTTAGATCTTTTAAAGCACTATCAGCTTACTTCAGAGGATATAGCAAAGGAAGCGCTGAAACTTTTGGAAACTAAAAGAAAGGCAAACGAGATATATGAGATTTCAGCTTCAACAAAAAGTAACTTTGAACCCTTAGGCCCAGAAGTTGAGGGAGGGATGTCAGATGAAGGTAGCAATTAA
- the gap gene encoding type I glyceraldehyde-3-phosphate dehydrogenase: MKVAINGFGRIGRLVARISSDYKDIDIVAINSSKNTAMLANLLKHDSIYRDFDKKVSYDSDSLYINDKKILVFEERTDISKLPWKDLDIEIVVESTGKFTKKEDAYKHIIAGCKKVLISAPSKDADCMVVYGVNHKDILPSFEVISAASCTTNCLAPVCKVLNDEFGIEKGTMTTVHAYTSDQRLLDGTHKKDPRRARAAAINMVPTSTGAARAIGKIFPELEGKLDGISLRVPVPTASIVDLSVNLKKNPEIADINEAFKGYSNDSMKGILYYSQEPLVSSDIIGSRYSSIVDGLLISKIQDIYKVFSWYDNEFGYASRIVDLIRFLSGGGD; the protein is encoded by the coding sequence ATGAAGGTAGCAATTAACGGTTTTGGAAGAATTGGTCGTTTGGTGGCCAGAATTTCAAGTGATTATAAAGATATAGACATTGTTGCAATAAACAGTTCAAAAAATACTGCTATGCTGGCTAATTTGTTAAAACACGATTCTATATATAGAGACTTTGATAAGAAAGTAAGTTATGATAGCGATTCGCTTTATATCAACGATAAAAAAATTCTTGTCTTTGAAGAAAGAACTGATATCTCTAAACTTCCATGGAAAGATCTGGATATTGAGATAGTAGTAGAGTCTACTGGTAAATTTACAAAAAAAGAAGATGCGTACAAGCACATAATTGCAGGTTGTAAAAAGGTGCTTATTAGTGCGCCAAGTAAAGACGCTGATTGTATGGTTGTCTATGGCGTAAACCATAAAGACATACTGCCTTCCTTTGAAGTAATATCTGCAGCTTCGTGCACTACCAATTGTCTTGCTCCGGTTTGCAAGGTTTTAAACGATGAGTTTGGAATTGAAAAGGGTACTATGACTACAGTTCACGCATATACGTCGGATCAAAGACTATTAGACGGCACGCACAAAAAGGATCCAAGAAGGGCAAGAGCTGCAGCTATAAACATGGTACCAACTTCTACAGGGGCTGCAAGGGCTATTGGAAAGATATTCCCTGAGCTTGAAGGGAAGCTTGACGGAATATCTTTGAGAGTGCCAGTTCCTACGGCTTCTATAGTTGATTTGTCTGTGAATCTCAAAAAGAACCCTGAAATAGCGGATATAAATGAAGCGTTTAAGGGCTATTCAAATGACTCAATGAAAGGCATTTTATACTATTCACAAGAGCCTCTAGTATCAAGTGACATTATAGGCAGCAGATATTCTTCTATTGTGGATGGACTTTTAATATCAAAAATTCAAGACATTTATAAGGTATTTTCCTGGTATGACAACGAATTTGGTTATGCCAGTAGAATTGTTGATTTGATCAGATTTTTGTCAGGGGGAGGGGACTGA
- a CDS encoding phosphoglycerate kinase codes for MSLFDRASLLDYPIYRLQGKRVFVRADLNDPADSEGNLTGDMRLRAVAPTLAYLCAARAKVILASHFGRPKNREANFSLKGVRKRLSEMLGFNINFIPECTGSELEEFVLNELKEGEILLIENLRFCPGETKNDMQYARFLASLGDIFVQEAFGACHREHASIASLPKLLPSFAGFLLEKEVIALSKILKSPKRPFLLILGGKKVSDKIKLINNMIEKVDCICIGGGMAFAFLRANGYDVGKSFVEESIDDVARQILYKAGEMGKKIVLPIDVLVAKDIISGSECRLVDAHRIPADWYGVDIGPKTLELFKEEILKAKTILWNGPMGVFEIPEFSWGSRAIALAVALSEAVSVCGGGDTSDVLRLTNMVNYFSHVSTGGGAALKFLEGENLPGIDVLPKVM; via the coding sequence GTGAGTTTGTTTGATAGAGCCTCTCTACTTGATTATCCAATATACAGGCTTCAGGGCAAAAGAGTGTTTGTAAGAGCGGATCTAAACGATCCAGCCGACTCAGAAGGTAATTTGACTGGAGACATGAGGCTCAGGGCAGTGGCTCCCACACTGGCATATTTGTGTGCTGCAAGGGCAAAGGTGATTCTGGCTTCGCACTTTGGAAGGCCAAAGAACAGAGAAGCGAACTTTTCATTAAAGGGAGTAAGGAAAAGGCTTTCTGAGATGCTTGGTTTTAACATAAACTTTATCCCGGAATGTACAGGGAGTGAGTTGGAGGAATTTGTTTTAAACGAATTAAAAGAAGGCGAGATTTTACTGATTGAAAATCTTAGATTTTGTCCGGGAGAGACAAAAAACGACATGCAATATGCGAGGTTTTTAGCCTCTTTGGGAGACATTTTTGTCCAGGAAGCTTTTGGTGCATGCCATAGAGAACACGCTTCAATAGCCTCTTTGCCAAAACTCTTGCCTTCTTTTGCGGGATTTTTACTTGAAAAGGAGGTTATTGCCTTGAGCAAGATTTTAAAAAGTCCAAAGAGACCTTTTCTTTTAATCTTAGGCGGTAAAAAGGTTTCTGATAAGATAAAGCTTATAAACAATATGATTGAGAAGGTTGACTGTATATGTATAGGTGGTGGCATGGCTTTTGCCTTTTTGAGGGCGAATGGATATGATGTGGGCAAGTCCTTTGTGGAAGAGTCTATTGATGACGTAGCGCGCCAAATACTTTATAAAGCTGGTGAAATGGGAAAGAAGATAGTCTTGCCAATAGACGTTTTGGTGGCAAAGGATATAATAAGTGGTAGTGAGTGTAGACTCGTCGATGCTCACAGAATACCTGCGGACTGGTATGGAGTTGATATTGGCCCTAAGACTTTGGAGCTTTTCAAGGAAGAAATATTGAAGGCAAAGACTATTTTGTGGAATGGTCCAATGGGAGTATTTGAGATCCCTGAGTTTTCGTGGGGTTCAAGAGCTATTGCTTTAGCAGTGGCTCTAAGCGAGGCGGTGAGCGTCTGTGGTGGCGGTGATACATCTGACGTACTTAGGCTAACTAATATGGTCAACTACTTTTCCCACGTTTCTACGGGCGGTGGAGCAGCTTTAAAGTTTTTGGAAGGTGAAAATTTGCCCGGAATTGACGTCCTCCCTAAAGTAATGTAG
- the fbp gene encoding class 1 fructose-bisphosphatase: protein MKIEKGIDLSRFILEEERKYPKASGTLSRILISIENATKIISSHIRKAGLVDVLGKVGRINVQGEEVQKLDELANNWLVEHLASTGDFFAVVSEEMEKAFFPEGGKDGKYVICLDPLDGSSNVDVNISVGTIFSIYKRISDDDTSFLQEGRKQVAAGYVIYGSSTMLVYSTGNGVNGFTLDPGVGSFILSHPNIRIPEKGKIYAFNESNYKRWSDGIKKYVDIVKEKGYTLRYVASMIADVHRTLLKGGIFAYPADNVNKNGKIRLLYEANPLGFLVTQAGGIASNGNSNILDVKPESLHQRTPIFMGSKMDMEEFLSVTKES, encoded by the coding sequence ATGAAGATAGAAAAAGGAATAGATCTAAGCAGGTTTATTCTTGAGGAAGAAAGGAAATATCCTAAAGCCTCAGGAACTTTGTCTCGCATACTTATCTCAATAGAAAATGCTACCAAGATAATTTCTTCCCATATTAGAAAAGCTGGTCTTGTAGACGTTCTTGGCAAGGTAGGTAGGATAAACGTCCAGGGAGAGGAAGTCCAAAAACTTGATGAGTTGGCGAACAACTGGTTAGTTGAGCATCTTGCTTCTACGGGCGACTTCTTTGCTGTTGTATCGGAAGAGATGGAGAAGGCGTTTTTCCCTGAGGGGGGCAAAGACGGGAAGTATGTAATATGTCTTGATCCTTTGGATGGGTCTTCTAATGTAGATGTAAATATAAGCGTGGGAACGATATTTTCAATTTACAAAAGGATATCTGACGATGACACATCGTTTCTTCAAGAAGGAAGAAAACAGGTAGCTGCGGGTTATGTAATTTACGGTTCCTCTACAATGCTAGTGTATTCTACAGGTAACGGAGTAAACGGTTTTACTCTGGATCCCGGGGTTGGATCGTTTATTTTGTCACACCCAAATATAAGGATACCAGAAAAAGGAAAGATATATGCTTTTAACGAATCAAATTATAAAAGATGGTCTGATGGTATAAAAAAATATGTCGATATTGTGAAGGAAAAAGGATACACGTTGAGATATGTGGCATCAATGATTGCTGACGTTCACAGAACCCTTTTGAAGGGCGGAATATTTGCCTATCCAGCAGATAACGTGAATAAAAATGGAAAGATAAGACTCCTTTATGAAGCAAATCCGTTGGGATTTCTGGTAACTCAGGCAGGAGGAATTGCAAGCAACGGTAACTCTAACATCCTTGATGTAAAGCCAGAATCCCTTCATCAGAGGACGCCTATCTTTATGGGTAGCAAAATGGATATGGAGGAATTTCTTTCTGTAACTAAAGAGAGTTAA
- the rpiB gene encoding ribose 5-phosphate isomerase B translates to MKISIATDHGAFELKNKIKDYLISKGYEVTDFGCFSNESVDYPPIIAKAARAVSIGKCERGIVLCGSGIGASIVANKIKGIRCALVYAPELARLSREHNNANMIALGGRFTDFDTAKELVDIFLTTEFQGGRHLRRVEQIMDLEKFL, encoded by the coding sequence ATGAAGATTTCTATTGCGACTGATCACGGTGCCTTTGAACTAAAAAATAAGATTAAAGATTATTTAATATCAAAAGGCTATGAAGTTACTGATTTTGGTTGTTTTAGCAACGAAAGTGTAGACTATCCGCCAATTATAGCTAAAGCTGCAAGAGCAGTTTCAATAGGAAAGTGTGAAAGGGGTATAGTGCTGTGTGGTTCTGGAATAGGTGCATCTATTGTTGCAAACAAGATTAAAGGTATTAGATGTGCCTTGGTTTATGCTCCAGAACTTGCAAGGCTTTCAAGAGAACACAACAATGCAAATATGATAGCTCTTGGTGGCAGGTTTACTGACTTCGACACTGCTAAAGAGCTTGTGGATATTTTCTTGACTACCGAATTTCAGGGCGGAAGACACCTTAGGAGAGTAGAGCAAATTATGGATTTAGAAAAATTTTTATGA